Sequence from the Chitinophagales bacterium genome:
AGTGATTCAGTAATTGAAAAAAAGCTTCCGGAAGTTGTAATGTGAGGAGGATGTAATGCCTAAGCCGCTGCCTTGTTGATCCAGAAATTATTGAATCCCATTCCGGATTGAATCTGAATTAATTTCTGCTGACTCATTTCCAGCAGTGCAAGAAAGGTGAAGATGGCATGAATGCGGTTGGTGCAAACTTCAAACACACGGGCAAACGGGATATCATGTTCCGTTTCCATCAGTTTTGCCACATATTCTTTCTGGCCTTCGATGGTATAGGGAAAAGAAATAATTTTATGAACTGGCTTGTTCTTCTCTTCTTCCATCCTGCGCATCACTCTTTCAAAAGCCTTCAGCAATTTGAAAAGCGTGAGTGTGTGCAGTTCCGCTTCACCCGTCCAGGTTTCCGATACCGCTTTGAGTTCACTCACCACGTTGCCGCGTTCGTATTGCTTGCTGCGTTCATCTTCCAGCAAGCGCAGGTCATCCAGCACTTCCTTATAACGTTTGTATTCCAGCAGTTGCTGCACCAGCTCCAGCCTCGGGTCAATCTCCTGTCCTTTTTCATCCACCT
This genomic interval carries:
- a CDS encoding segregation/condensation protein A, whose product is MTEAPTTYEIKLPQFEGPFDLLLFFIERDELDIYNIPIARITQDFLDYIHKLSVMNIELASEFIVVAATLMRIKAKMLLPRKEVDEKGQEIDPRLELVQQLLEYKRYKEVLDDLRLLEDERSKQYERGNVVSELKAVSETWTGEAELHTLTLFKLLKAFERVMRRMEEEKNKPVHKIISFPYTIEGQKEYVAKLMETEHDIPFARVFEVCTNRIHAIFTFLALLEMSQQKLIQIQSGMGFNNFWINKAAA